In Anabas testudineus chromosome 12, fAnaTes1.2, whole genome shotgun sequence, one genomic interval encodes:
- the bsdc1 gene encoding BSD domain-containing protein 1: protein MAEGEGWWGGWLQQSFQTVKDKSSEALEFLKRDLTEFSTVVQHDTTCSIVATATALRNKLAVEGSTETTEKVKKSFSSFLGVITDTLAPPPDKTIDCDVITLVATPAGTTEVYDSSKARLYSLQADPATYCNEPDGPLEQFDNWLSSFSLEDKKGEISELLVNSPSIRALYTKMVPAAVAHSEFWQRYFYKVFQLEQEEARRVALKQRADQSTHTETLGWEEEEEDDFLGASSSSQLTITPPMDTSSTLQSTTLAAPTAATLLSPVLSPSEERDTTLSVSSDSVSLPTQVEVRPEPVATELAKKLTEASLEDVADKTNEEQKPGKTPPDARVEALTQPEVTVDGTSAKTSASKSEAAKEEGPMDLRVFELNSDSGKSTPSNNGKKGSSTDVSEDWEKDFDLDMTEEEVQMALSKIEASGELDEDWENWD, encoded by the exons ATGGCTGAAGG AGAAGGCTGGTGGGGAGGCTGGCTTCAGCAGAGCTTCCAGACCGTCAAAGATAAG TCATCAGAAGCCTTAGAGTTCCTGAAGCGAGACCTGACTGAGTTTTCCACTGTGGTGCAACATGACACAACCTGCTCAATTGTGGCTACAGCCACTGCTCTCAGGAACAAACTTGCA GTGGAAGGCTCCACGGAGACCACAGAAAAGGTGAAGAAAAGCTTCTCCAGTTTCTTAGGAGTGATAACAGACACACTTGCTCCACCCCCTGATAAAACCATCGactgtgatgtcatcacattGGTGGCAACACCAGCGGGAACTACAGAGGTCTACGACAGTTCTAAG GCTCGACTCTACAGTCTCCAGGCTGACCCTGCTACATACTGCAACGAGCCTGATG GTCCTCTAGAGCAGTTCGACAACTGGCTGTCCAGCTTCAGTTTGGAGGATAAGAAAGGAGAAATCTCAGAGCTTTTGGTCAACAGTCCCTCTATTAGAGCCCTTTACACCAAAATG GTGCCAGCAGCTGTAGCCCACTCAGAATTTTGGCAGAGGTATTTCTACAAAGTCTTCCAGTTGGAGCAG GAGGAGGCACGGAGAGTGGCACTGAAGCAGAGGGCAGACcagagtacacacacagagaccctgggctgggaggaggaggaggagg atgACTTCCTCGGCGCCTCATCGTCATCACAACTCACCATTACACCTCCAATGGACACCAGTTCTACTTTGCAGTCTACGACCTTGGCAGCTCCCACAGCAGCGACTTTGCTGAGCCCAGTCTTGTCTCCAAGTGAAGAGCGTGATACCACCCTCTCAGTCAGCAGCGACAGTGTCAGCCTGCCGACGCAGGTGGAGGTGCGGCCAGAGCCTGTGGCTACAGAGCTGGCCAAGAAACTGACAGAAGCTAGCCTGGAAGATGTTGCAGACAAGACAAATGAAGAGCAAAAGCCTGGAAAGACACCCCCTGATGCCCGAGTGGAAGCTTTAACCCAGCCAGAGGTTACTGTTGATGGGACGTCAGCAAAGACCTCAGCTTCTAAATCTGAGGCAGCAAAGGAGGAGGGGCCAATGGACCTGAGAGTGTTTGAGCTTAACTCTGACAGTGGGAAGTCTACGCCCTCTAACAATGGCAAGAAAG GGTCCAGCACCGATGTAAGTGAGGATTGGGAGAAAGACTTTGACCTGGACATGACGGAGGAAGAAGTGCAAATGGCACTCTCTAAAATAGAAGCTTCTGGAGAG CTGGACGAAGACTGGGAGAACTGGGACTGA